A single region of the Devosia sp. FJ2-5-3 genome encodes:
- the rpoB gene encoding DNA-directed RNA polymerase subunit beta — MATTFNGRRKVRKSFGSIREVTEMPNLIEVQKASYDQFLMVNEPKGGRGDEGLQSVFRSVFPITDFSNTASLEFVRYEFEQPKYDIDECRARDITFAAPLKVTLRLIVFEVDEETGAKSVKDIKEQDVYMGDMPFMTSNGTFIVNGTERVIVSQMHRSPGVFFDHDKGKTHSSGKLLFAGRIIPYRGSWLDIEFDAKDIVFARIDRRRKIPVTSLLKALGMDAEEILATYYTTLDYEKIEKGWRVPYDAEKWKGAKPSHDLIDATTGDVVHEAGKKLSARQAKKLAEGGLTHLLAVDEDLYGTYIAQDIVNLKTGEIYAEAGDELDEKLLTKLLDMGFDELPILDIDHITIGAYIRNTLAVDKNESREDALFDIYRVMRPGEPPTVDTAEAMFQSLFFDSERYDLSAVGRVKMNMRLELDAPDTMRTLRKEDIVEVVRTLVDLRDGRGEIDDIDNLGNRRVRSVGELMENSYRLGLLRMERAIKERMSSVEIDTVMPQDLINAKPAAAAVREFFGSSQLSQFMDQTNPLSEITHKRRLSALGPGGLTRERAGFEVRDVHPTHYGRICPIETPEGPNIGLINSLSTFARVNKYGFIETPYRKIVDGKVTDDVVYLSAMEEAKHYVAQANVEINKDGTLVHDLVVARHAGDNGLTPKENVDLMDVSPKQMVSVAASLIPFLENDDANRALMGSNMQRQAVPLLRAEAPFVGTGMEPIVARDSGAAIVAKRKGVVDQVDATRIVIRATEETDASKSGVDIYNLMKFQRSNQSTCINQRPLVVVGDHVNQGDIIADGPSTELGDLALGRNVLVAFMPWNGYNFEDSILLSEKIAMQDVFTSIHIEEYEVMARDTKLGPEEITRDIPNVSEEALKNLDEAGIVHIGAEVQPGDILVGKITPKGESPMTPEEKLLRAIFGEKASDVRDTSLRVPPGDAGTVVEVRVFNRHGIDKDERAMAIEREEIERLAKDRDDEQSILDRNVYARLKEMLFGKAATAGPKGYVVGTKLNDSIFEAQPRSKWWQFAVDDDKVMTEMEALHAQYEESRRLLEQRFIDKVDKLQRGDELPPGVMKMVKVFIATKRKIQPGDKMAGRHGNKGVVSRIVPVEDMPYLEDGTSVDIVLNPLGVPSRMNVGQILETHLGWACAGMGKKIDKMLRAYQKSGDLKPLRLEVQDLFAGDTAITDLDDDGMVRLGEHLSKGVPIATPVFDGAKEADIVVMLEKAGLKSSGQSTVFDGRSGEQFDRQVTVGYIYMLKLDHLVDNKIHARSIGPYSLVTQQPLGGKAQFGGQRFGEMEVWALEAYGAAYTLQEMLTIKSDDVAGRTKVYEAIVRGDDTFEAGIPESFNVLVKEIRSLGLNVELDMREKDDQGQAEAELAPPREAAE; from the coding sequence ATGGCTACCACGTTCAACGGCCGCCGCAAGGTTCGTAAATCCTTCGGCTCCATCCGCGAAGTCACGGAGATGCCCAATCTGATCGAAGTCCAAAAGGCTTCCTACGATCAGTTCCTCATGGTCAACGAGCCCAAGGGCGGTCGTGGCGATGAGGGGCTTCAGTCCGTATTCCGTTCGGTCTTCCCGATCACTGACTTTTCCAACACTGCCAGCCTTGAGTTCGTGCGCTACGAATTCGAGCAGCCCAAATACGACATCGACGAGTGCCGTGCGCGCGACATCACGTTCGCTGCCCCGCTCAAGGTGACGTTGCGGCTGATCGTGTTCGAAGTGGACGAGGAAACCGGCGCCAAGTCCGTCAAGGACATCAAGGAGCAGGACGTCTATATGGGCGACATGCCCTTCATGACGTCGAACGGCACCTTCATCGTCAACGGCACCGAGCGCGTCATCGTCTCCCAGATGCACCGTTCGCCGGGCGTGTTCTTCGATCACGACAAGGGCAAGACCCACTCTTCGGGCAAGCTGCTCTTTGCCGGCCGCATCATTCCCTATCGCGGGTCCTGGCTCGATATCGAGTTTGACGCCAAGGACATCGTCTTTGCGCGTATCGACCGTCGCCGCAAGATCCCGGTCACCTCGCTGCTCAAGGCGCTGGGCATGGATGCCGAGGAAATCCTCGCCACCTATTACACCACGCTCGACTACGAGAAGATCGAGAAGGGCTGGCGCGTTCCCTACGATGCCGAAAAGTGGAAGGGTGCAAAGCCCAGCCATGATCTTATCGATGCCACCACTGGCGACGTCGTGCACGAAGCCGGCAAGAAGCTCTCGGCCCGTCAGGCCAAGAAGCTGGCCGAAGGCGGTCTGACGCACCTGCTGGCAGTCGATGAGGACCTCTACGGCACCTACATCGCCCAGGACATCGTCAACCTCAAGACCGGCGAGATCTATGCCGAGGCTGGTGACGAGCTTGACGAAAAGCTGCTCACCAAGCTGCTCGACATGGGCTTTGACGAGCTGCCGATCCTCGACATCGACCACATCACCATCGGGGCCTACATCCGCAACACGCTGGCCGTGGACAAGAACGAGTCGCGTGAAGACGCGCTGTTCGACATCTACCGCGTCATGCGCCCGGGTGAGCCGCCGACCGTCGATACCGCCGAAGCCATGTTCCAGTCGCTGTTCTTCGACAGCGAGCGCTATGACCTGTCGGCCGTTGGTCGCGTCAAGATGAACATGCGTCTCGAGCTCGATGCTCCCGACACCATGCGCACCCTGCGCAAGGAAGACATCGTTGAAGTCGTCCGCACCCTGGTCGACCTGCGCGATGGCCGCGGCGAAATCGACGACATCGACAATCTCGGCAACCGTCGTGTTCGCTCCGTCGGCGAACTCATGGAAAACTCCTATCGTCTTGGCCTGCTCCGCATGGAACGCGCCATCAAGGAGCGCATGAGCTCGGTCGAAATCGACACGGTCATGCCGCAGGACCTGATCAACGCCAAGCCGGCTGCCGCCGCTGTGCGCGAGTTCTTCGGCTCGTCCCAGCTGTCACAGTTCATGGACCAGACCAACCCGCTCTCCGAAATCACCCACAAGCGCCGTCTTTCGGCACTTGGACCGGGCGGTCTCACCCGTGAGCGCGCTGGCTTTGAAGTCCGCGACGTGCATCCGACCCATTATGGCCGTATCTGCCCGATCGAGACGCCGGAAGGCCCGAACATCGGCCTGATCAACTCGCTCTCGACCTTCGCCCGCGTCAACAAGTACGGCTTCATCGAGACCCCGTACCGCAAGATCGTCGATGGCAAGGTCACGGACGACGTCGTCTACCTCTCCGCCATGGAAGAGGCCAAGCACTACGTCGCCCAGGCCAACGTCGAGATCAACAAGGACGGCACCCTGGTGCACGACCTGGTTGTGGCGCGCCACGCCGGCGACAACGGTCTGACGCCCAAGGAAAACGTCGACCTGATGGACGTTTCCCCCAAGCAGATGGTGTCCGTCGCCGCCTCGCTGATCCCGTTCCTCGAAAACGACGACGCCAACCGCGCTCTCATGGGCTCGAACATGCAGCGTCAGGCCGTGCCGCTTCTGCGCGCCGAAGCCCCGTTCGTCGGTACCGGCATGGAGCCCATCGTGGCCCGTGACTCCGGCGCCGCCATCGTGGCCAAGCGCAAGGGCGTGGTGGACCAGGTGGACGCGACCCGTATCGTTATTCGCGCAACGGAAGAAACCGATGCGTCGAAGTCGGGCGTCGACATCTACAATCTGATGAAGTTCCAGCGCTCGAACCAGTCGACCTGCATCAACCAGCGTCCGCTGGTCGTGGTGGGTGACCATGTCAACCAGGGCGACATCATCGCCGACGGTCCCTCGACCGAACTGGGCGATCTGGCTCTCGGCCGCAACGTGCTCGTCGCCTTCATGCCCTGGAACGGCTACAACTTCGAAGACTCCATCCTGCTCTCCGAGAAGATCGCGATGCAGGACGTCTTCACCTCGATCCACATCGAGGAATATGAAGTCATGGCCCGCGACACCAAGCTTGGTCCGGAAGAAATCACGCGCGACATTCCGAACGTTTCGGAAGAAGCGCTGAAGAACCTCGACGAAGCCGGTATCGTTCACATCGGTGCTGAAGTTCAGCCGGGCGACATCCTGGTCGGCAAGATCACCCCGAAGGGCGAAAGCCCGATGACGCCGGAAGAAAAGCTCCTCCGCGCCATCTTCGGTGAAAAGGCCTCTGACGTTCGCGATACCTCGCTCCGCGTTCCGCCGGGCGATGCTGGTACTGTCGTTGAAGTGCGCGTGTTCAACCGCCACGGCATCGATAAGGACGAGCGCGCCATGGCCATCGAGCGCGAGGAAATCGAACGCCTCGCCAAGGACCGTGACGACGAACAGTCGATCCTCGACCGTAACGTCTATGCCCGTCTCAAGGAAATGCTGTTCGGCAAGGCCGCGACCGCGGGTCCGAAGGGCTATGTTGTGGGCACCAAGCTCAACGATTCCATCTTCGAAGCGCAGCCGCGTTCGAAGTGGTGGCAGTTTGCGGTCGATGACGACAAGGTCATGACCGAGATGGAAGCTCTTCATGCTCAGTATGAAGAGAGCCGTCGTCTGCTCGAGCAGCGCTTCATCGACAAGGTCGACAAGCTCCAGCGCGGTGACGAACTGCCTCCGGGCGTGATGAAGATGGTCAAGGTCTTCATCGCAACCAAGCGCAAGATCCAGCCGGGCGACAAGATGGCCGGTCGTCACGGGAACAAGGGCGTGGTTTCGCGCATCGTTCCGGTCGAAGACATGCCCTATCTTGAAGACGGTACCTCGGTGGATATCGTGCTGAACCCGCTCGGCGTGCCTTCGCGCATGAACGTGGGTCAGATCCTCGAGACCCATCTGGGTTGGGCTTGCGCCGGCATGGGCAAGAAGATCGACAAGATGCTCCGGGCCTATCAGAAGTCGGGCGATCTCAAGCCGCTCCGTCTTGAAGTCCAGGATCTCTTCGCCGGCGACACCGCCATCACCGATCTCGATGATGACGGCATGGTCCGCCTCGGCGAGCACCTCTCCAAGGGTGTTCCGATCGCCACTCCGGTGTTCGACGGCGCCAAGGAAGCCGACATCGTGGTCATGCTGGAAAAGGCGGGCCTCAAGTCCTCCGGCCAGTCGACCGTCTTTGACGGCCGTTCGGGTGAGCAGTTCGACCGCCAGGTGACTGTCGGCTACATCTACATGCTCAAGCTCGACCACCTTGTGGACAACAAGATCCACGCGCGTTCGATCGGTCCGTACTCCCTCGTCACCCAGCAGCCGCTTGGTGGTAAGGCCCAGTTCGGTGGTCAGCGCTTCGGCGAGATGGAAGTGTGGGCTCTTGAAGCGTATGGCGCCGCCTATACGCTGCAGGAAATGCTCACCATCAAGTCGGACGACGTGGCTGGCCGTACCAAGGTCTACGAAGCCATCGTGCGCGGTGACGACACCTTCGAAGCGGGTATCCCGGAAAGCTTCAACGTTCTGGTCAAGGAAATCCGGTCGCTCGGCCTCAATGTCGAACTCGACATGCGCGAGAAGGACGACCAGGGCCAGGCGGAAGCGGAACTCGCACCTCCTCGGGAAGCGGCGGAATAA
- the rplL gene encoding 50S ribosomal protein L7/L12, whose protein sequence is MADLAKIVDDLSALTVLEASELSKMLEEKWGVSAAAPVAVAAAAGAPAAAAEEKTEFDVILASFGDNKINVIKEVRALTGLGLGEAKALVEGAPKALKEGISKAEAEDIKKKLEDAGAKVELK, encoded by the coding sequence ATGGCCGATCTCGCCAAAATCGTAGACGACCTGTCCGCACTGACCGTTCTGGAAGCTTCCGAGCTGTCCAAGATGCTTGAAGAAAAGTGGGGCGTTTCCGCCGCTGCTCCGGTTGCTGTTGCAGCCGCTGCCGGCGCACCTGCTGCCGCCGCTGAAGAAAAGACTGAATTTGACGTGATCCTCGCCTCCTTCGGCGACAACAAGATCAACGTCATCAAGGAAGTCCGTGCCCTGACCGGCCTGGGCCTCGGCGAAGCCAAGGCTCTCGTTGAAGGCGCTCCGAAGGCCCTCAAGGAAGGCATCTCGAAGGCTGAAGCTGAAGACATCAAGAAGAAGCTGGAAGACGCCGGCGCCAAGGTCGAACTCAAGTAA
- the rplJ gene encoding 50S ribosomal protein L10, which translates to MERAEKRELVASLQSALAGAGSIVLAQNTGLTVANLESLRREVKAAGGYVKVAKNRLAKLALKETDHADISDLFIGPIVIAYADDPMTAPKIAQKFADKNAKYVVLGGAMGKTALDANSVKALSTMPSLDELRATLAGMLKQPATRIASVIVAPAGGIARVLAAHAEKSNEAA; encoded by the coding sequence GTGGAAAGAGCGGAAAAGCGTGAGCTTGTCGCATCGCTTCAGTCAGCCCTCGCGGGCGCTGGATCGATCGTCCTTGCGCAGAATACCGGTCTGACCGTGGCCAATCTGGAGTCGCTTCGCCGTGAGGTGAAGGCTGCAGGTGGCTACGTCAAGGTCGCTAAAAACCGTCTTGCCAAGCTTGCTCTTAAAGAAACCGATCACGCGGACATTTCGGACCTGTTTATCGGTCCGATCGTCATCGCCTACGCGGACGACCCCATGACTGCGCCGAAGATCGCGCAGAAATTCGCTGACAAGAACGCCAAATATGTCGTTCTCGGCGGCGCAATGGGCAAGACCGCGCTCGACGCCAATAGCGTCAAGGCGTTGTCGACCATGCCCTCGCTCGATGAACTGCGCGCCACGCTCGCCGGGATGCTCAAGCAGCCCGCAACGCGTATCGCGTCCGTCATCGTCGCACCGGCTGGTGGTATCGCGCGCGTGTTGGCCGCTCATGCGGAAAAGAGCAACGAAGCAGCGTAA